A single window of Macadamia integrifolia cultivar HAES 741 unplaced genomic scaffold, SCU_Mint_v3 scaffold2394, whole genome shotgun sequence DNA harbors:
- the LOC122066440 gene encoding uncharacterized protein LOC122066440 isoform X3, which produces MTAGVLFSRSFISLATKPSPSSAYSLSSRQLCHGSRGDAFKFKSINSSRSRCSQDLITVRRIMDGEFGNLATTLPSCLVLCKAQKVTTDEGGDSNGIRRQALQLLLWAVEGVYILWLFLLPYAPTSEGLFNFVLGWTFMFAPLLFKDCKRDRYKGSLEVLWGLQMFLTNTFLIPYMAIRLNEVDAEYAPGKPSQMVSVMTNGATVVGLVGGVVCLVSILWSLFGRMDGDFGNVTERWDFLISYLGSERLAYAFIWDICLYIIFQPWLIGDNLQNVQQSKASKVSKLRFIPVVGLVAYLLSLDIDIEV; this is translated from the exons ATGACAGCCGGAGTGTTGTTCAGTAGGTCGTTTATTAGTCTGGCAACCAAGCCCTCCCCTTCATCAGCTTATTCGCTTTCTTCGCGTCAGCTTTGTCATGGCAGTCGAGGAGATGCCTTTAAGTTCAAAAGCATTAACAGCAGCAGAAGTAGATGCTCTCAAGACTTGATAACAGTAAGAAGAATCATGGATGGAGAATTTGGGAACTTAGCAACTACGTTACCTTCGTGTTTGGTGTTGTGTAAAGCCCAAAAGGTCACAACTGATGAAGGTGGGGATAGTAATGGCATTCGAAGACAAGCCCTGCAACTACTCCTTTGGGCTGTTGAGGGTGTCTATATCTTGTGgctttttctccttccttatGCCCCG ACGTCCGAAGGATTATTTAATTTTGTCCTTGGGTGGACCTTCATGTTTGCACCTTTGCTTTTTAAGGATTGCAAGCGGGACAGATACAAGGGATCTCTTGAAGTATTATGGGGCCTCCAGATGTTCCTTACAAATA CATTCTTAATACCTTACATGGCCATCCGGCTCAACGAGGTTGATGCTGAGTATGCTCCCGGGAAACCTTCCCAAATGGTTTCCGTGATGACAAATGGTGCAACTGTTGTTGGACTTGTTGGTGGTGTTGTTTGTTTGGTCTCTATATTATGGAGCCTCTTTGGCAGGATGGATGGTGACTTTGGGAATGTGACAGAAAGGTGGGACTTCTTGATAAGCTATCTGGGATCAGAGAGGCTTGCTTATGCCTTCATATGGGACATCTGTCTCTACATCATATTTCAGCCTTGGTTGATAGGTGACAACCTACAAAATGTGCAACAAAGTAAGGCTTCGAAAGTGAGTAAActcagatttatcccagtagTAGGGTTGGTTGCCTACCTTTTGAGTTTGGACATTGATATAGAGGTTTAG
- the LOC122066440 gene encoding uncharacterized protein LOC122066440 isoform X2: MTAGVLFSRSFISLATKPSPSSAYSLSSRQLCHGSRGDAFKFKSINSSRSRCSQDLITVRRIMDGEFGNLATTLPSCLVLCKAQKVTTDEGGDSNGIRRQALQLLLWAVEGVYILWLFLLPYAPGDPVWAISLDTVNSLVGLSLNFFFILPLMNYVGIHAIEAPILHPTSEGLFNFVLGWTFMFAPLLFKDCKRDRYKGSLEVLWGLQMFLTNTFLIPYMAIRLNEVDAEYAPGKPSQMVSVMTNGATVVGLVGGVVCLVSILWSLFGRMDGDFGNVTERWDFLISYLGSERLAYAFIWDICLYIIFQPWLIGDNLQNVQQSKASKVSKLRFIPVVGLVAYLLSLDIDIEV; encoded by the exons ATGACAGCCGGAGTGTTGTTCAGTAGGTCGTTTATTAGTCTGGCAACCAAGCCCTCCCCTTCATCAGCTTATTCGCTTTCTTCGCGTCAGCTTTGTCATGGCAGTCGAGGAGATGCCTTTAAGTTCAAAAGCATTAACAGCAGCAGAAGTAGATGCTCTCAAGACTTGATAACAGTAAGAAGAATCATGGATGGAGAATTTGGGAACTTAGCAACTACGTTACCTTCGTGTTTGGTGTTGTGTAAAGCCCAAAAGGTCACAACTGATGAAGGTGGGGATAGTAATGGCATTCGAAGACAAGCCCTGCAACTACTCCTTTGGGCTGTTGAGGGTGTCTATATCTTGTGgctttttctccttccttatGCCCCG GGGGATCCAGTATGGGCAATCAGTTTGGATACTGTCAATTCTCTTGTGGGTCTTTCTCTcaatttctttttcatcttGCCTTTAATGAACTATG TTGGCATTCATGCGATTGAAGCACCAATTCTTCACCCG ACGTCCGAAGGATTATTTAATTTTGTCCTTGGGTGGACCTTCATGTTTGCACCTTTGCTTTTTAAGGATTGCAAGCGGGACAGATACAAGGGATCTCTTGAAGTATTATGGGGCCTCCAGATGTTCCTTACAAATA CATTCTTAATACCTTACATGGCCATCCGGCTCAACGAGGTTGATGCTGAGTATGCTCCCGGGAAACCTTCCCAAATGGTTTCCGTGATGACAAATGGTGCAACTGTTGTTGGACTTGTTGGTGGTGTTGTTTGTTTGGTCTCTATATTATGGAGCCTCTTTGGCAGGATGGATGGTGACTTTGGGAATGTGACAGAAAGGTGGGACTTCTTGATAAGCTATCTGGGATCAGAGAGGCTTGCTTATGCCTTCATATGGGACATCTGTCTCTACATCATATTTCAGCCTTGGTTGATAGGTGACAACCTACAAAATGTGCAACAAAGTAAGGCTTCGAAAGTGAGTAAActcagatttatcccagtagTAGGGTTGGTTGCCTACCTTTTGAGTTTGGACATTGATATAGAGGTTTAG
- the LOC122066440 gene encoding uncharacterized protein LOC122066440 isoform X1: protein MTAGVLFSRSFISLATKPSPSSAYSLSSRQLCHGSRGDAFKFKSINSSRSRCSQDLITVRRIMDGEFGNLATTLPSCLVLCKAQKVTTDEGGDSNGIRRQALQLLLWAVEGVYILWLFLLPYAPGDPVWAISLDTVNSLVGLSLNFFFILPLMNYVGIHAIEAPILHPVRTFPHGPLGIPFLLLGRLILTADFLSPFFCQTSEGLFNFVLGWTFMFAPLLFKDCKRDRYKGSLEVLWGLQMFLTNTFLIPYMAIRLNEVDAEYAPGKPSQMVSVMTNGATVVGLVGGVVCLVSILWSLFGRMDGDFGNVTERWDFLISYLGSERLAYAFIWDICLYIIFQPWLIGDNLQNVQQSKASKVSKLRFIPVVGLVAYLLSLDIDIEV, encoded by the exons ATGACAGCCGGAGTGTTGTTCAGTAGGTCGTTTATTAGTCTGGCAACCAAGCCCTCCCCTTCATCAGCTTATTCGCTTTCTTCGCGTCAGCTTTGTCATGGCAGTCGAGGAGATGCCTTTAAGTTCAAAAGCATTAACAGCAGCAGAAGTAGATGCTCTCAAGACTTGATAACAGTAAGAAGAATCATGGATGGAGAATTTGGGAACTTAGCAACTACGTTACCTTCGTGTTTGGTGTTGTGTAAAGCCCAAAAGGTCACAACTGATGAAGGTGGGGATAGTAATGGCATTCGAAGACAAGCCCTGCAACTACTCCTTTGGGCTGTTGAGGGTGTCTATATCTTGTGgctttttctccttccttatGCCCCG GGGGATCCAGTATGGGCAATCAGTTTGGATACTGTCAATTCTCTTGTGGGTCTTTCTCTcaatttctttttcatcttGCCTTTAATGAACTATG TTGGCATTCATGCGATTGAAGCACCAATTCTTCACCCGGTAAGGACTTTTCCTCATGGTCCCTTGggtattccttttcttttgcttgGCAGATTGATTCTTACTGCTGACTTCttatctcctttcttttgtCAGACGTCCGAAGGATTATTTAATTTTGTCCTTGGGTGGACCTTCATGTTTGCACCTTTGCTTTTTAAGGATTGCAAGCGGGACAGATACAAGGGATCTCTTGAAGTATTATGGGGCCTCCAGATGTTCCTTACAAATA CATTCTTAATACCTTACATGGCCATCCGGCTCAACGAGGTTGATGCTGAGTATGCTCCCGGGAAACCTTCCCAAATGGTTTCCGTGATGACAAATGGTGCAACTGTTGTTGGACTTGTTGGTGGTGTTGTTTGTTTGGTCTCTATATTATGGAGCCTCTTTGGCAGGATGGATGGTGACTTTGGGAATGTGACAGAAAGGTGGGACTTCTTGATAAGCTATCTGGGATCAGAGAGGCTTGCTTATGCCTTCATATGGGACATCTGTCTCTACATCATATTTCAGCCTTGGTTGATAGGTGACAACCTACAAAATGTGCAACAAAGTAAGGCTTCGAAAGTGAGTAAActcagatttatcccagtagTAGGGTTGGTTGCCTACCTTTTGAGTTTGGACATTGATATAGAGGTTTAG